The window GGTAGATTCCATTTACAAAGCCTACCATATGGTGTCTCGTCATGATAAAAATTACTATGCATGTGATTTACTATCGGATGTTTTATCGAGAGGAAATTCTTCACGTTTATATAATTCATTAGTAAAAGATAATCCTATGTTCTCCGAAATAAATGCTTACGTAATGGGCGATTTTGACGAGGGATTATTTGTTGTATCCGGAAAATTAAGTAATGGTGTTGATATTGAAGCGGCTGAAAAAGCCATCATTCATGAACTCAATAAAATTAAAAACAGTTTAGTATCGGAAAACGAATTACAGAAATGTAAAAACAAAGTTGAATCGAGCATTACTTTTTCCGAAACGGATGTTTTAAATAAAGCAACGAATCTGGCTATTTCCGAATTAATGGGAGATGCTGATTATATTAATCAGGAGATAGGCAAATATTTAGCTGTTACGGCTAATGATATTAAAGATATCGCTAACAAAGTTCTTGACGAAAACAACTGCTCTACTTTGTATTATCTAAAAAAGAAATAAGTCCCGCAGATTTCGGTGATAATCGCAGATGTTATTATGCATAAAGAAGATATAATTGAAAATGAAATTTCATACAAAATAAGAGGGTGCATCTTTAAAGTTTATAATGAACTTGGTCCCGGATTATTAGAGTCTGTATATGAAGCAGCCTTGGCTTTTCAGCTTCAGCGAGAAGGATTGTCCGTGAAAACTCAAGTACCTGTTCCATTAATTTATGCAGGTCAAAAACTTGAAGTGGGCTTTCGAATTGATATTTTAGTGGATAATCTAGTTGTTATTGAAGTAAAATCAGTTGAACAATTAGCGGATGTTCACCATAAACAAGTTTTGACCTATTTAAAATTATATGATAAGAAGTTGGGCATTTTAGTTAATTTTAATACTGATAATATTTCGAATTCAATTTATAGAAAAGTAAATAATTTATAAACCTCTGCGTATATCTGCGATATCCGCGGGAAACAAACTGAAATGATAGATTTTAAAGATAGTATCGACCATTATCTTCAAAAACCATTTGAAGAACAATTGGAAACCGAGAAAATGATTTTTAATCAATTTCAAAGTCACGATTACCTGGTATATCGCGAAGAACGATTGAAACATTTGTCGAAAATCAATAAAGATAGAAAACTCGATGCGCTTATTTCATTCGTAAAATACAATCAACCTAAAATTGGTGTTTTTGCAGGAAGCTTTAATCCTTTTCATAAAGGACATTACAATGTATTGCAAAAAGCGGAATTAATTTTCGATAAAGTAATCATTGCCTTTGGAAAAAATCCCGCCAAGGAAGGTAGAAACTGGCCTCTGCCTAAAACAATTAAAAATCGTCAGATTTGCGAGTACGATTCTTTACTCACCGATTTTCTTGACACATTAAAGTATGATGTAACAGTCATCCGCGGATTAAGAAATTCAACAGATTTTCAATATGAACAAAATCAATATCGCTACATACAGGAATTAAAACCGGATGTAAAAATCATTAATATTTTTTGCAATAAAGATTTCGAACATATCAGTTCGTCCGGTATCAGAACACTGGAGAAATTCAATAAACATCAGCAATATCTTTTAGATTAATACTTATACTTCATTCCCATGATAAACAGAACCCTTGCGCCGGAATTTAAAACCATTGAAAAGATTGACATTATTCAAGCTGAAGAAAAAAAATTGGACAATGGCATTCCTGTTTTCAGTATTAATGCCGGTTCGCAGGAACTAACCAAAGTGGAGCTCATTTTTAAAGCAGGTATGTTTTATCAAAACCGAACTTTACTTTCTTCCACGGCCAATACCTTACTCGAAAATGGAACCACAAAATATAATGCTTTACAATTATCTGAAAACATCGATTATTACGGTTCGTTTTTAGAATTATCAGCCGGACAGGATTTTTCGTCGGTTACACTTTATTCATTAAACAAATATTTGAATGAAAGTTTAGTTTATGTGGAAGACTTGGTAAAAGATTCTGTTTATCCGCAGAGTGAAATTGACATCTATTTAGCCAACCGAAAACAGAAACATTTAATTAATTCACAAAAAGTAAATTATTTAGGGCGAAGAAAGTTTTCGGAATTACTATTCGGGGAAACACACCCGTATGGCATCGACTTAAAAAACGAAGATTTCGATACAGTAAAGCGTCAGGATATTCTCGATTTTTACAAAA is drawn from Bacteroidota bacterium and contains these coding sequences:
- a CDS encoding adenylyltransferase/cytidyltransferase family protein, translating into MIDFKDSIDHYLQKPFEEQLETEKMIFNQFQSHDYLVYREERLKHLSKINKDRKLDALISFVKYNQPKIGVFAGSFNPFHKGHYNVLQKAELIFDKVIIAFGKNPAKEGRNWPLPKTIKNRQICEYDSLLTDFLDTLKYDVTVIRGLRNSTDFQYEQNQYRYIQELKPDVKIINIFCNKDFEHISSSGIRTLEKFNKHQQYLLD
- a CDS encoding GxxExxY protein, with product MIENEISYKIRGCIFKVYNELGPGLLESVYEAALAFQLQREGLSVKTQVPVPLIYAGQKLEVGFRIDILVDNLVVIEVKSVEQLADVHHKQVLTYLKLYDKKLGILVNFNTDNISNSIYRKVNNL